One stretch of Pieris brassicae chromosome 8, ilPieBrab1.1, whole genome shotgun sequence DNA includes these proteins:
- the LOC123713451 gene encoding uncharacterized protein LOC123713451 codes for MSIMLAVSAVQGGGVTKPSGLAQFWMDDIKALDQIYGKTSDKQLYGATLPPTITFDFDLNKKIKAQESKKNERFASLNNDDTGSDEQLQSFTFGDRYAKLFGKNLKSEHKVKTKTKPLSFVGLSNFKPISHSSDPEMYSYLRHLDDYQSYKADLSETESDFKPYKAKTEEEEAYRSIQDILEAHEANKGLKAESDFNDSIEKYPRYEPKDEEEFPRYAANAKPMKSKVRFLKNNNLRSRCRSGRCRKRLSTSYRSGSRPYIRKIKRYRIA; via the exons ATGTCGATTATGTTAGCGGTGTCTGCGGTGCAAGGCGGTGGAGTTACTAAGCCTTCTg GTCTTGCCCAGTTTTGGATGGATGATATTAAAGCGCTAGACCAAATATATGGAAAGACGTCCGATAAACAGCTTTACGGAGCAACTTTACCACCAACAATAACTttcgattttgatttaaataaaaaaattaaagcacAAGAATCAAAAAAGAATGAACGCTTTGCCTCCCTTAACAATGACGATACGGGTTCTGATGAGCAATTGCAATCTTTTACGTTCGGGGACCGATACGCTAAGCTATTCGGTAAGAACCTTAAAAGTGAACACAAAGTCAAAACAAAGACGAAACCGTTGAGTTTTGTAGGTTTATCAAACTTCAAACCAATTAGCCACTCAAGTGACCCCGAAATGTATAGTTACCTCAGACACCTTGATGATTACCAATCATACAAAGCCGATCTATCAGAAACCGAAAGTGATTTTAAACCGTATAAAGCGAAAACCGAAGAAGAAGAAGCATACAGAAGCATTCAAGATATCCTCGAGGCTCACGAAGCTAATAAGGGACTTAAGGCTGAGTCAGATTTCAATGATAGTATTGAGAAGTATCCAAGATATGAGCCAAAGGATGAAGAGGAATTCCCTCGATACGCTGCAAACGCAAAGCCAATGAAGAGCAAAGTCAGGTTCTTGAAGAATAACAATTTACGTTCAAGATGCCGTTCGGGTAGATGCAGGAAAAGACTTTCTACTTCCTACAGATCCGGTTCACGACCTTACATCCGGAAAATCAAGCGTTATAGAATTGCATAA